In Marinibacterium anthonyi, the genomic window CTGGGCGCGCAATATGGGCGGGTTCCTGAAAGATTGGGGCGATCTTCACCGGGTTGCAGGTCAACTCAGGCCGATGATCGGTGTGTCCGAGCATGCCTGGAACGTGGCGCAGGAGCGGTTGGGCAAACAGGTGGCGACAGCGGCGCTGGCGCTTGTCTTCGAGAAGCATTGCGCAGGGGAAGTTTCCTCGCCGGGCGGCTATCTGCGCGGCATGGTCGAGAAGGCCGGGGCAGGGGAGCTGCATCTCGAGCGCAGCTTCTATGGCAGGCTCAGCGGGCAGGCGGCGTGATGGGGCAGGGGGTCAGAGACCGGCTGCTTTGGTCAGGTTCACCCGGAACCGATCGCGCCGGCGCTGGTAGCGGCGGGTCATCTCGGCCGAGGCGTGTCCCAGTTGTTTCTGAACGTAGCGTTCGTCGACTTCCGCCGAACTGGCGAGGCCGGCGCGCAGCGAGTGGCCAGAGAACAGCGCCAGGCGCTCCTTTTCGGGCAGTTCGGAGCGGATGCCGGCGTCTAGCACCGTGCGCTTAATCAGCCGGGCAACATGCTTGTCGTTGAGCCGTGTATCGAGGGCGCGCTTGCCATCGCGCGAGGTCCCTACAAAGACAGGGCCGAAGTCGATCTTCGCAAAGTGCAGCCATTGCTCGAGAGCATGCACGGGGCAGGTCTGATCCTTGGAGCCGCGGCCGATCTCGACCTCGCGCCAACCGGTTTTGGCGTTGAGGGTCAGGAGGGCGCCTTTCTCGAAGATCTCGATCCAGCCGCCGGAGTCCGGCGTATCGTCTTTGTGTACGTCGAGGCTGACGATTTCCGAACGGCGCAAACCACCGGCATAGCCAAGGAGCAAGATCGCGCGATCTCTCAACCCGCGTAGGTCGTAGGGTAGGGTGGCCACCATCGCGAGGATGTCTTCGGCCAGGATCGCTTCCTTCTGCACCGGCGGTCGCGCGTGCTTGCGCTTGATCCCGGCCAGCACCGTGGCGATGTGCCGGTTCTTGCGATCGAGGGTGAACCCGCGTTGTGCGTAGTTCCAGGCCAGACCGGACAGGCGGCGGTCGATTGTCGAGACGGATAGGGCAGGGGAGGGGCCCGAACCGGAAGCGAGGTCCGCGAGGTAAAGCCCGATCATCTCCGGCGAGGGAGGCAGCGGCTCCGCGCCTTTCATCCGGCACCAGCGGGTGAAGTGTTCCCAGTCCTTTGTGTAGGCCTTCAGCGTATTGTCCGAGGCTGCGGCGCGCGCATAGCCCCGGGCGGTGTCGACCAGCCGGTCAAGCGTGCCAGATCCCGCGACATGGGCGGGCAAAGCGATGCCAGCGGTTTCCTCTTTATCTCTCACGTCGACACGCGCATCATCCAAGTCACCAGAGGGCGTAAACATCGATTTCTCGGTCTCTGTGGGCATTTTCCAGAAAATCCGGCGGTGAAATTGAACTGCTTCCGAGCGTATCTTGTCGTGTCCGATAAGGCAAACTTATCGGACATAACTGCGAACAGCAAGGTGGGGCGGTTTTTGCATCATATTGTGGACGAAAGCGCCGCGAGAGACTAGTGTTGTGGCATGACATACCAGCCAGGGGCCCTCTCAAACGACCCGACGACCTTACCGCATTTACCCGGCTGGGTCACCTCCGGCCGGGCGGAAGCCCTTGAATCTGTGGCCTTTCGGTCAGGCGTGGCGCTCACGGTACTCGATCAGCTGGTCGGCGATCCCAGGCATGGTGTGCCGGTGAAACTGCTCGCCAACCGGCTGGCGCTGAGCGCCGCGACGGCGACCTCGAAACTGGAAGGGCGGCTGGCGAGGGAGGTGGATATTCGGGATGCCTACTATCTGACACCACCGGGAGAGGCGCGTGGACCGGATGGTGATCTCCTGGCGTTCTGGAGGGATGCCGTGCGGTTGCGGATGAGCGGATCCGGCGAGATCGCAGACGTGGTCGGTCCGAACTTCGCGGGCGAGGTGGGCGTCTGGCTCGATGCGGGTTTGGAGCAGGTCAGGACCCAAGGACCGCTGGCAGGCTGCGTGGCCGTCCTGCGGGTCGTTCTCGAGGCCGACGAC contains:
- the xerC_4 gene encoding Tyrosine recombinase XerC, with product MPTETEKSMFTPSGDLDDARVDVRDKEETAGIALPAHVAGSGTLDRLVDTARGYARAAASDNTLKAYTKDWEHFTRWCRMKGAEPLPPSPEMIGLYLADLASGSGPSPALSVSTIDRRLSGLAWNYAQRGFTLDRKNRHIATVLAGIKRKHARPPVQKEAILAEDILAMVATLPYDLRGLRDRAILLLGYAGGLRRSEIVSLDVHKDDTPDSGGWIEIFEKGALLTLNAKTGWREVEIGRGSKDQTCPVHALEQWLHFAKIDFGPVFVGTSRDGKRALDTRLNDKHVARLIKRTVLDAGIRSELPEKERLALFSGHSLRAGLASSAEVDERYVQKQLGHASAEMTRRYQRRRDRFRVNLTKAAGL